The following coding sequences lie in one Coraliomargarita sinensis genomic window:
- a CDS encoding DUF2695 domain-containing protein gives MSKKSKAERRAIVKELKRKEEENAFAEKPIPNGDLKALFEHLETALAGEENGKRIVLCDHTLNKSRAFLQARGIQNIEEICEWFGEYGGFCDCEVTYNVTDYWEERI, from the coding sequence ATGAGCAAGAAAAGCAAAGCTGAACGCAGGGCCATCGTTAAAGAGCTTAAAAGAAAAGAAGAAGAGAATGCGTTTGCAGAGAAGCCCATTCCGAATGGCGATCTGAAAGCATTGTTCGAGCACCTTGAGACAGCTCTAGCTGGGGAAGAAAATGGAAAGAGAATTGTTCTTTGCGATCACACACTAAACAAATCGAGAGCCTTTCTTCAGGCCCGAGGCATTCAAAATATCGAAGAAATTTGTGAATGGTTCGGTGAATATGGAGGCTTCTGTGATTGCGAAGTCACCTACAATGTGACCGATTACTGGGAGGAAAGAATCTGA
- a CDS encoding DUF3800 domain-containing protein has translation MKVCYCDETGIGTEPIGVMVGIVVDSSRMHVTKEHWGGLLAELSRIVGRPLQELHTHQFYAGSGVWKNLDGPDRAEVISVIFEWLEARKHHVVYTAVLKGKYEESLKAGLLPKELGSLWRFMGCHIILSMQRAYQTEPKKKGNTIFVFDNEHREMVDFIDLIKNPPAWCDTYYNKKKKQNQLDQIIDVPYFGDSKDVALIQLADFVAFFIRRYAEIKENLVPPKYTDEKEKINSWAKYISKRSIGRTSIFPKVGRCSCADYFFDHAPESIRNL, from the coding sequence ATGAAAGTATGTTACTGCGATGAAACTGGAATAGGGACCGAACCTATAGGCGTTATGGTGGGAATTGTGGTCGATTCATCTCGCATGCACGTAACAAAAGAACACTGGGGAGGCCTACTTGCTGAATTATCGAGAATTGTTGGGCGTCCATTGCAAGAACTCCACACACACCAATTCTATGCCGGCTCTGGTGTCTGGAAGAATTTAGACGGGCCCGATAGGGCAGAAGTAATCAGTGTTATCTTCGAGTGGCTTGAAGCTAGAAAGCACCATGTCGTCTATACAGCAGTCTTGAAAGGGAAGTATGAAGAGAGTCTTAAGGCAGGTCTTCTTCCTAAGGAATTAGGGAGCTTGTGGCGATTCATGGGCTGTCACATCATACTATCTATGCAGAGAGCCTACCAAACGGAACCAAAGAAAAAGGGTAATACGATTTTTGTCTTTGATAATGAGCATCGTGAAATGGTTGACTTTATTGACCTCATTAAAAACCCACCCGCATGGTGCGACACATATTACAATAAAAAGAAAAAACAGAATCAGTTAGATCAGATCATTGATGTTCCTTACTTTGGTGATTCAAAGGATGTAGCACTAATTCAGCTAGCTGATTTTGTAGCATTTTTCATTCGGCGGTATGCCGAGATAAAGGAGAATCTCGTTCCGCCTAAGTATACCGATGAAAAAGAAAAAATTAATTCTTGGGCGAAATATATTTCCAAAAGGTCTATAGGCAGAACTTCGATATTTCCTAAGGTAGGTCGTTGCTCATGCGCGGACTATTTCTTTGATCACGCACCTGAGAGCATTAGAAACCTATAA
- a CDS encoding DUF1883 domain-containing protein has product MQFIHNDLGHRSGGEIVEITLTSGANVRLMDSSNFSSYKNGRRHTYIGGLAKTSPLRLQIPRSGHWHVAIDMQGLRGSTRASVRVLPGALPDIREAPLSAAPGLVRELTPPSPDASGRVHDVFISHASEDKDAIVRPLANALISEGLDVWYDEFTLRIGDSLRQKIDQGLAHSRVGLVVLSASFITKGWTNYELDGIVTRSVSGEQILLPIWHGLTKQQVMDFSPSLADKVARSTATHTIEEIASEIAELIRSKSK; this is encoded by the coding sequence ATGCAATTTATACACAATGACCTTGGCCACAGAAGCGGTGGCGAAATAGTGGAAATCACGTTAACGAGTGGGGCAAATGTCCGATTGATGGACAGCTCGAATTTCTCATCATACAAAAACGGTCGGCGTCATACATATATTGGCGGTCTGGCTAAAACGTCGCCTCTAAGACTGCAAATCCCACGTTCTGGCCACTGGCATGTGGCTATTGACATGCAGGGCTTGAGGGGGAGCACACGAGCAAGCGTGAGAGTTTTACCTGGAGCACTCCCTGATATTCGAGAGGCTCCACTTTCTGCCGCGCCGGGACTAGTTCGTGAACTTACGCCGCCGTCTCCCGATGCATCGGGTCGCGTTCATGACGTCTTTATATCCCATGCTTCTGAAGATAAAGATGCGATAGTAAGACCATTAGCCAATGCGCTCATCTCGGAGGGACTTGATGTCTGGTATGACGAATTCACATTAAGAATTGGTGACAGTTTGAGGCAGAAGATTGACCAAGGCCTTGCCCACAGTAGAGTTGGGCTCGTCGTTCTTTCGGCTTCGTTCATTACGAAAGGGTGGACTAATTATGAATTGGATGGAATTGTTACTAGGTCGGTCTCAGGTGAGCAGATTCTGCTGCCGATATGGCACGGTCTTACTAAGCAGCAGGTGATGGATTTTAGCCCATCGCTTGCTGACAAAGTCGCTCGCAGCACGGCAACCCACACAATTGAAGAGATCGCATCAGAAATTGCTGAATTGATCCGATCCAAATCAAAATGA
- a CDS encoding HNH endonuclease has translation MKEFQFHDIYSLVSLIDRSVHYEEQFWNHDEEMFVAASAKFSRDTLLHLYTVTRAYNHYHRDFRKNGDLIEEDELEHWMSLFASYGVKIVPLKIEDEEEAEKWMDDNQDSFLDLFDKMSEEVFHILFPNRNFLIKFNRLVAEQIQETKYPTNVLTKKGTIKRVSIPKWVQNAVFHRDKGRCIYCNTDLTGIVNTLTTKNFDHIVPLDMHGANDPCNIQLACEKCNKSKSNTEASTTNKYHPWWPE, from the coding sequence ATGAAAGAATTTCAATTTCACGACATATACTCTCTAGTCTCACTGATCGACAGATCCGTGCATTACGAGGAGCAATTCTGGAACCACGATGAAGAGATGTTCGTCGCAGCATCGGCTAAGTTTTCGAGAGATACTTTGTTACACTTGTATACAGTCACACGCGCCTACAACCACTATCATCGAGATTTTAGAAAAAATGGTGACCTTATCGAAGAAGACGAGCTTGAACACTGGATGTCACTTTTCGCAAGCTACGGAGTGAAAATTGTTCCACTCAAAATCGAAGATGAAGAAGAGGCAGAAAAGTGGATGGACGATAATCAAGACAGCTTCCTAGATTTATTTGATAAGATGAGTGAAGAAGTCTTTCATATTCTATTTCCAAATCGTAACTTTCTCATAAAATTCAATAGATTGGTTGCAGAGCAGATACAGGAAACCAAATACCCAACAAACGTATTAACAAAGAAAGGAACGATAAAGAGGGTAAGCATTCCTAAATGGGTTCAAAACGCAGTCTTTCACAGAGACAAAGGGCGATGCATTTACTGCAATACCGACTTAACCGGAATCGTAAACACGCTTACTACTAAGAATTTTGATCACATTGTCCCACTTGATATGCATGGAGCTAACGACCCATGCAACATACAGTTGGCCTGCGAAAAATGCAATAAGAGCAAGTCTAATACAGAAGCCTCAACAACCAACAAGTATCACCCATGGTGGCCCGAATAA
- a CDS encoding endonuclease/exonuclease/phosphatase family protein, protein MNRPFDNLTTNSSAFSVSCLYWNVRDGVTETTFENQISFLKAVLDELIPDIVVLSEANRPQFPKSTSASVITIKGYENKGFFPYTASSSESGRGFIVLIRKEMISSGCIEVVNTQYDDFIRFNCRTTTSNFTLDAIHRKKGNNKIYEQLSKEPFSGLIGDFNSKCNDVLSKLPTKGTVYVECPSTICPGAFVPISGWRHEQFATCVNESNEGDDKPVCSRIDHAFAFGVDLELIHIERLFGSNHIPIFGRFFLKAAQVMCKRDGAG, encoded by the coding sequence ATGAATAGACCGTTCGATAATTTAACGACAAATTCGAGTGCTTTTTCGGTCTCCTGTCTCTACTGGAACGTTAGAGATGGCGTCACCGAAACCACTTTTGAGAATCAGATCAGCTTTCTTAAAGCAGTACTCGATGAACTAATTCCAGATATCGTCGTATTGTCTGAGGCGAATCGGCCTCAATTCCCTAAATCGACATCTGCTTCAGTTATAACAATCAAAGGATATGAGAATAAAGGATTTTTTCCTTACACCGCTAGTTCATCTGAAAGTGGCAGAGGTTTCATAGTTTTGATTAGGAAGGAAATGATCAGCTCGGGTTGTATCGAAGTTGTGAATACACAATACGATGATTTTATTCGTTTCAATTGCCGTACAACGACCAGTAATTTTACGCTCGATGCAATTCACAGAAAAAAAGGGAATAATAAAATATATGAGCAATTATCCAAAGAGCCATTTAGTGGCTTGATAGGTGACTTTAACTCAAAGTGTAATGATGTCCTTTCGAAATTACCTACTAAAGGCACTGTATATGTAGAATGCCCAAGCACCATTTGCCCGGGGGCTTTTGTTCCGATATCTGGCTGGAGGCATGAGCAGTTTGCAACCTGCGTGAATGAAAGTAATGAGGGTGACGACAAGCCAGTTTGCAGTAGAATAGATCATGCATTCGCTTTTGGTGTTGACTTAGAACTGATTCATATTGAGCGCCTTTTTGGATCTAACCATATTCCTATCTTCGGACGTTTCTTTCTTAAAGCAGCTCAAGTCATGTGCAAACGAGACGGAGCTGGGTAA
- a CDS encoding Gfo/Idh/MocA family protein translates to MSILPRRQFLKTGAVALGVAPLILNRSFAGSVNDEVHLGCIGVGQRGGVNLKNFLNTKGVRVVAVCDVDAKFAAEKKAWVDEFYGNKDCKIFERHEDLLALNGLDAVCLSTPDHWHAKIGIDAAHAGLDIYGEKPFAWGLVEGRKLADAVKQNGCVWQTGCWQRSTGPFRRFKALIERGVLGKMHRYECGTPGGWGERFLPPEDEWAERIGKPPASLDWERYCGPAGRQTYHPVLHPWNWRWTNVFGGGQLLDWVGHHVDIAMWTLGLDHTGPVKVEGSGVKAPHPVYDVYTEYQYDGTFVDGRVFEVRSDFWGAKFTGENGWMHVNRNGLFAASDPDAKEGDRRHPMLRELPEDFQNRVPSHFEDFINCVRTRETTVAPAEAGHRAASFGQLAIAAIDAGRALHWDPGAEKVIGDDELAKHPRLDSRL, encoded by the coding sequence ATGAGTATTCTACCGCGCCGTCAGTTTTTGAAAACCGGGGCCGTTGCTTTAGGGGTGGCGCCGCTTATTCTCAATCGCTCCTTTGCCGGGTCGGTGAATGACGAGGTCCATCTCGGTTGTATCGGCGTCGGTCAGCGGGGTGGGGTCAACCTTAAGAACTTTCTCAACACCAAAGGCGTCCGGGTCGTGGCCGTCTGCGATGTGGATGCCAAGTTTGCGGCCGAAAAGAAGGCCTGGGTGGATGAGTTCTACGGTAACAAGGACTGTAAAATCTTCGAGCGCCACGAGGACCTGCTCGCCTTGAATGGACTGGACGCCGTTTGTCTTAGCACGCCGGACCACTGGCATGCGAAGATCGGCATCGATGCGGCCCATGCCGGCTTGGACATTTACGGGGAAAAGCCCTTTGCCTGGGGACTGGTCGAGGGGCGAAAGTTGGCCGATGCGGTCAAGCAGAACGGCTGCGTCTGGCAAACGGGATGCTGGCAGCGTTCGACCGGTCCTTTTCGCCGTTTTAAGGCGCTCATCGAGCGGGGTGTTCTGGGGAAGATGCACCGCTACGAGTGCGGCACGCCCGGCGGCTGGGGTGAGCGTTTCCTACCGCCGGAGGATGAGTGGGCGGAGCGCATCGGCAAGCCTCCGGCATCCCTCGATTGGGAGCGCTACTGTGGGCCAGCCGGGAGGCAGACCTATCATCCTGTACTTCATCCCTGGAATTGGCGGTGGACGAATGTTTTCGGCGGCGGGCAGCTGCTGGACTGGGTCGGGCACCATGTGGATATCGCCATGTGGACGCTGGGTCTCGATCACACCGGCCCGGTCAAAGTGGAGGGCAGCGGCGTAAAAGCTCCGCACCCTGTTTACGATGTTTACACTGAGTATCAGTACGACGGGACTTTCGTGGATGGCCGGGTCTTCGAGGTACGCAGCGACTTCTGGGGTGCGAAGTTTACCGGTGAGAACGGATGGATGCATGTCAACCGTAACGGGTTGTTCGCCGCAAGCGATCCGGACGCAAAGGAGGGTGACCGCCGCCACCCCATGCTGAGGGAGTTGCCCGAGGATTTTCAGAACCGCGTGCCGTCGCACTTTGAGGATTTTATCAACTGCGTTCGGACGCGTGAGACGACCGTAGCACCTGCCGAGGCCGGGCACCGTGCCGCCTCATTCGGTCAACTGGCGATTGCTGCTATTGATGCGGGGCGCGCCCTGCATTGGGATCCGGGGGCGGAAAAAGTCATCGGCGATGATGAACTGGCGAAGCATCCGCGCCTGGACTCAAGGTTATGA
- a CDS encoding Gfo/Idh/MocA family protein codes for MQNITRRNFVKAATITGAAIPAFNILGAQTVNGLNTSKIKVGLIGCGGRGKGALKNFLQATELLGIETEIVAVCDAFQDRLNGALQRFELDSSVGHYGFDAYHKVANSDAEVVLMATPPNFRPVHFKACIEAGKHCFIEKPVAVDPAGVRSVMETGELAAKKGLSVVAGTQRRHQQNYLEMIAQVEAGAIGDVVGGAVYWNMGTLWTMERKPDMDNRDFLARNWLNFTEMSGDHIVEQHVHQLDVMNWIMGRPPRALIGYGGCARREVAGGNQFDFFNVDFDFGDGVHIHSQCRQIADCYNRVGETFRGTEGYTNGPRAFGKDVSIKPVTVDHSAGMVQEHVDLLKGIRGKGGPINRSREVAEATLLAVGGRMAAYTGKLIRWSDLTENADSEFYNGTLAPAAIDFEKGDVDMPDMEPAVPGAHSDWKVLNA; via the coding sequence ATGCAGAACATCACCCGTCGAAACTTCGTCAAAGCCGCCACCATCACCGGCGCGGCCATTCCCGCCTTTAATATTTTGGGCGCTCAGACCGTGAACGGCCTGAATACCAGCAAAATCAAAGTCGGATTGATTGGCTGCGGAGGCCGGGGCAAAGGCGCTCTGAAAAACTTTCTCCAAGCCACGGAGCTCTTAGGCATCGAGACGGAAATCGTCGCGGTGTGTGATGCTTTCCAGGACCGCCTCAATGGTGCCCTCCAACGCTTCGAGCTGGACAGTTCCGTTGGGCACTACGGCTTCGATGCTTACCATAAGGTCGCGAATTCCGATGCCGAGGTTGTCCTGATGGCAACACCTCCGAATTTTCGCCCCGTTCACTTCAAGGCCTGTATCGAAGCGGGTAAGCACTGCTTCATCGAAAAGCCGGTAGCGGTCGATCCGGCGGGCGTGCGCAGCGTGATGGAGACCGGGGAACTGGCCGCCAAGAAGGGACTTTCCGTTGTGGCCGGCACACAGCGCCGCCACCAACAAAACTATCTTGAAATGATCGCTCAGGTGGAAGCCGGTGCGATCGGTGATGTCGTCGGTGGTGCGGTCTATTGGAACATGGGCACCCTCTGGACCATGGAGCGCAAGCCGGACATGGATAACCGCGATTTCCTCGCCCGCAACTGGCTGAACTTCACCGAGATGTCCGGCGACCATATCGTCGAACAACACGTGCACCAGCTCGACGTCATGAACTGGATCATGGGCCGCCCGCCGAGAGCGCTCATTGGTTACGGTGGTTGCGCACGCCGCGAGGTCGCCGGCGGCAATCAGTTCGACTTCTTCAACGTCGACTTCGACTTTGGTGACGGCGTCCACATCCACAGTCAGTGCCGACAAATCGCGGATTGCTACAACCGTGTAGGCGAAACCTTCCGCGGCACCGAGGGCTACACCAACGGCCCCCGCGCCTTTGGTAAGGATGTCTCCATCAAACCGGTGACGGTCGATCACTCGGCTGGCATGGTTCAGGAGCATGTCGACTTGCTGAAAGGCATACGCGGCAAGGGCGGTCCCATCAACCGTTCCCGCGAGGTGGCCGAAGCCACGCTCTTGGCTGTCGGCGGTCGTATGGCAGCCTACACCGGCAAGCTCATTCGCTGGTCCGACCTGACGGAAAATGCCGACTCGGAATTCTACAATGGCACACTCGCACCCGCGGCCATCGATTTCGAGAAAGGCGATGTCGACATGCCCGACATGGAACCGGCCGTGCCCGGCGCGCACAGCGACTGGAAGGTGCTCAACGCCTAG
- a CDS encoding DUF1080 domain-containing protein, which yields MKKSPFRPLLSLSVSAVALFAGVHATSAQPEFIELFDGKTLKGWDGDPRFWRVEDGAIVGETTKDITTPHNTFLIWEGGDVADFELKVEFKLRNHNSGIQYRSFPVDGKDWVVGGYQADIAENPKYMGIAYGERHKGILAHRGQKTLVGEKKTKPKVMAEIGDRDEILSAVDMDGWNEYHIIARGKQVIQMINGVTVSAFYENAEDRLKSGLIALQLHQGPPMQVKFRNIRLRQLEPGDKKEILFLAGKKSHGYGAHEHNAGSQLLARCLNESGTDVIAHVETEGTWPEPWVGYDNPDTVVMYCDGFRRHMAKEHQDKIQTLTDAGVGVACLHFATEVHPDELGPQFLDWIGGYFEIGWSVNPHWDASFDQLPDHPITKGVQPFTIRDEWYYHMRFQPGMEGVTPILSAIPPVRTLTSRAKDTNRGSNPTVMAAVEAGEPQHVAWAYERPNGGRGFGFTGGHFHKNWQDDDFRKVVLNALLWTAKADIPTEGVPSRTISDTYLELNQDYPKPNHK from the coding sequence ATGAAAAAGAGCCCATTTCGCCCCCTACTTTCCCTATCTGTCAGTGCTGTAGCCCTTTTCGCCGGGGTTCATGCAACCTCGGCCCAGCCGGAATTCATCGAATTATTTGACGGTAAAACCCTGAAGGGATGGGACGGGGACCCGCGCTTCTGGCGGGTTGAAGACGGCGCCATTGTCGGCGAGACGACCAAGGATATAACAACACCGCACAACACTTTTCTCATTTGGGAAGGCGGTGACGTCGCCGATTTTGAGCTGAAGGTGGAATTTAAGCTGCGCAACCACAACAGCGGCATCCAATATCGCAGCTTTCCGGTTGACGGTAAAGACTGGGTAGTTGGCGGCTATCAGGCGGATATCGCGGAAAACCCGAAGTATATGGGGATCGCCTACGGGGAACGGCACAAAGGGATTTTGGCACATCGCGGACAAAAAACACTGGTCGGCGAGAAAAAGACCAAACCAAAAGTTATGGCTGAAATCGGCGACCGGGATGAAATTCTGTCCGCCGTCGATATGGACGGCTGGAACGAGTACCATATCATCGCCCGCGGCAAGCAGGTGATTCAGATGATTAACGGGGTGACGGTTTCGGCATTCTATGAAAATGCCGAAGACCGCCTGAAATCGGGCCTCATTGCCTTGCAACTGCACCAGGGCCCGCCCATGCAGGTCAAGTTCCGCAACATCCGGCTCCGTCAGCTGGAGCCGGGCGATAAAAAGGAAATTCTCTTCCTTGCGGGCAAAAAGAGCCATGGTTACGGCGCCCATGAGCACAACGCCGGCAGCCAACTCCTGGCCCGCTGCCTCAATGAAAGCGGGACCGACGTCATTGCCCATGTGGAAACGGAGGGAACCTGGCCCGAGCCGTGGGTCGGCTATGACAATCCGGACACCGTTGTCATGTATTGTGATGGATTCCGCCGTCACATGGCCAAGGAGCATCAGGATAAGATCCAGACACTCACCGATGCCGGCGTTGGCGTAGCCTGCCTGCACTTTGCCACCGAAGTGCACCCGGATGAGCTCGGGCCCCAATTTCTCGACTGGATCGGCGGTTATTTTGAAATTGGCTGGTCGGTCAACCCGCACTGGGATGCGTCGTTCGACCAACTGCCCGACCACCCCATCACGAAGGGCGTGCAGCCCTTTACTATCCGTGACGAATGGTATTACCACATGCGCTTCCAACCCGGCATGGAAGGAGTCACGCCGATCCTCTCGGCGATACCTCCGGTGAGAACACTGACTTCCCGCGCCAAGGACACCAACCGCGGCAGCAACCCGACCGTAATGGCAGCCGTCGAGGCCGGAGAGCCGCAACACGTGGCCTGGGCTTATGAGCGTCCCAACGGCGGTCGCGGCTTCGGTTTCACCGGGGGGCATTTTCACAAAAACTGGCAGGACGACGACTTCCGTAAAGTTGTGCTCAATGCACTACTCTGGACGGCAAAGGCCGACATTCCAACCGAAGGCGTACCCTCCCGAACCATAAGCGATACATATTTGGAACTGAACCAGGATTATCCAAAACCGAACCATAAATAA